Proteins encoded together in one Desulfosporosinus meridiei DSM 13257 window:
- a CDS encoding glutaredoxin family protein yields MKQEIVMYTLPLCPYCARAKRFLTGRGIMFSEKNILIPKNFKELRNMTNSIGVPVTIVGKRILTRFSLAEYEEVFRN; encoded by the coding sequence TTGAAACAAGAAATAGTAATGTATACATTACCCCTTTGCCCATATTGCGCACGGGCTAAACGATTCCTCACGGGCAGAGGAATTATGTTTTCAGAAAAGAATATCCTGATTCCGAAGAATTTTAAAGAATTGCGGAATATGACAAATTCGATTGGAGTTCCGGTAACCATTGTAGGCAAACGAATCTTGACTCGTTTTTCGTTAGCTGAATATGAGGAGGTCTTTAGAAATTAG
- the moaC gene encoding cyclic pyranopterin monophosphate synthase MoaC, producing MEDLTHFDEEGRARMVDVSDKAETARVAVAQGKILMKPETLERIRSGLIAKGDVLGVAQVAGIMAAKQTSQLIPMCHPLAITGAKLSFKFVEPGEIDIEASVKVHGKTGVEMEALTAVSVAALTIYDMCKAIDKSMMIKDIYLAEKIGGKSGHYIHG from the coding sequence GTGGAGGATTTAACACATTTTGATGAGGAAGGCCGCGCTCGTATGGTGGATGTCAGTGATAAAGCTGAGACAGCACGAGTTGCCGTTGCTCAGGGAAAGATACTTATGAAGCCAGAGACATTGGAGAGAATCCGCTCAGGTTTAATTGCTAAAGGAGATGTTTTGGGAGTGGCTCAAGTTGCTGGAATTATGGCTGCCAAGCAGACATCCCAGTTGATTCCTATGTGCCATCCATTGGCGATTACCGGTGCTAAACTTAGTTTTAAATTTGTGGAGCCTGGTGAAATAGACATCGAGGCAAGTGTGAAAGTTCATGGCAAAACCGGGGTTGAAATGGAGGCATTGACAGCTGTAAGTGTGGCGGCCTTGACCATCTATGATATGTGCAAAGCTATTGATAAAAGTATGATGATTAAAGATATTTATTTGGCGGAGAAGATAGGCGGGAAAAGCGGGCATTATATACATGGCTAA
- the moaA gene encoding GTP 3',8-cyclase MoaA, whose product MQDQYLRRIEYLRISITDRCNLRCQYCMPAEGVQWLPHDSILSFEEILRLMRISTQLGFRRFRVTGGEPLVRKGILGFLRESAQLPGVDDLMLTTNGLLLPEMAFDIKSAGVQRINISLDTMDRDRFYENTRGGDVSKVIQGIFRSLEAGLNPVKINVVVVRGFNTDELPSFLTLAKEYPLHVRFIELMPIGVSSEHRSDFVSIQEMKELLGLEDDIPIKDIPGGGPAEYFRPNGYKGSIGFISALSRHFCNTCNRVRLTADGKLRPCLHSKHEVDFREVLRSGISDQEVMKLFAQAVWHKPAEHHMNNEAWQDTRVMSQIGG is encoded by the coding sequence ATGCAAGATCAATATCTTAGACGAATTGAATATCTCAGAATTTCTATCACAGATCGTTGTAATCTTCGGTGTCAATATTGCATGCCGGCTGAAGGAGTTCAATGGTTGCCTCATGACTCTATTCTTTCCTTCGAAGAAATTTTAAGATTAATGAGGATAAGTACACAATTAGGCTTCCGGCGCTTTCGAGTTACAGGCGGTGAACCTTTAGTTCGCAAGGGTATTTTAGGTTTTTTGCGGGAAAGTGCTCAACTACCGGGAGTAGATGATCTTATGCTAACAACTAACGGATTGTTACTTCCGGAAATGGCTTTTGATATAAAGTCGGCAGGGGTTCAGCGCATAAATATTAGCTTGGATACCATGGATCGAGATCGTTTTTACGAAAACACGCGTGGTGGTGACGTTTCAAAAGTTATTCAAGGGATTTTTCGTTCCCTTGAGGCGGGCCTCAATCCAGTTAAAATTAATGTGGTGGTTGTACGGGGATTTAATACAGATGAGTTGCCGAGCTTTCTTACCCTAGCTAAGGAATATCCGCTTCACGTTCGATTCATCGAGCTTATGCCGATTGGAGTCAGCTCCGAGCATAGGTCAGATTTTGTCTCAATTCAAGAAATGAAGGAGCTTCTGGGACTTGAGGATGATATTCCCATTAAGGACATTCCCGGCGGAGGACCTGCAGAGTATTTTCGACCCAATGGTTATAAGGGAAGTATAGGCTTTATTAGTGCCTTAAGTCGCCATTTTTGCAATACCTGCAATCGGGTGCGCTTAACTGCGGATGGAAAATTAAGACCATGCCTCCACAGCAAGCATGAAGTCGATTTTCGAGAAGTTTTGCGGTCAGGTATCTCCGACCAGGAAGTTATGAAATTGTTTGCTCAGGCTGTATGGCATAAACCAGCAGAGCATCATATGAACAACGAAGCGTGGCAAGATACACGCGTAATGTCTCAGATCGGAGGGTGA
- a CDS encoding MOSC domain-containing protein, with product MGKIVAVCTSERKGMRKKNVGEGILKVNFGLEGDAHGGDWHRMVSLLAMESIKTMQDKGLKVKPGDFAENLTTEGIELFTLPVGTKLKIGATSIGEVTQIGKECHTKCAIYHQAGDCVMPKEGIFIRLLEGGVVRVGDIIEVIE from the coding sequence GTGGGAAAAATTGTAGCTGTTTGTACAAGTGAACGAAAAGGAATGCGAAAAAAAAATGTAGGTGAAGGAATCTTAAAGGTCAATTTTGGGCTTGAAGGTGATGCGCATGGAGGAGATTGGCATCGTATGGTTAGTCTGCTAGCCATGGAGAGCATAAAGACAATGCAGGATAAAGGGTTGAAGGTGAAGCCTGGAGATTTTGCAGAGAACTTAACAACTGAGGGGATAGAACTATTTACACTGCCAGTTGGAACAAAGCTGAAAATTGGGGCCACCAGCATAGGGGAAGTCACTCAAATTGGTAAGGAATGTCATACAAAATGTGCGATATATCATCAGGCAGGGGATTGTGTCATGCCTAAAGAAGGAATCTTTATTCGTCTCCTGGAGGGTGGAGTAGTTCGAGTTGGAGACATTATTGAGGTGATCGAGTAA
- the fdhF gene encoding formate dehydrogenase subunit alpha: MEWLTLTIDGREVSVPKGTTVLDACRMNNIPIPTLCHAPELTSAGACRLCVVQIEGMRNLPPSCVTQAAQGMKVETQNPKVRQARKTILELLVANHPLDCMTCQKMGDCSLAEYAYDYGVTGEVYQGEKRCLPIDDSNPFILRDPNKCILCGKCIKACTEIQGKSILDFSFRGFDTQVGPAFNLPYKESDCDFCGSCVSVCPVGALTEKQMVGKGRPWEVSKVQTTCPFCGVGCNFDLNVKDGKVIGVTSNPEAPVNGKALCVKGRFGMDMIYSDNRVTTPLIRKNGELVPADWDEALDLVASKLGEIKKTYGPNSIAALSSAHCTNEENYLMQKFMRAVIGTNNIDHCARTUHAPTVAGLATSFGSGAMTNSINEIPNVKAMFVIGANPTEAHPVIGTKMKQALAKGAKLIVADPRCINLAEDADVWLRLRPGTDIALINGIMNIILANGWEDKEFIAERTEGFENVKEAVKEYTPEVVSKVTGVSVEQLEEAARIYATAERASIFYTLGITEHTCGTDNVMSLANLAMLTGNIGKESSGVNPMRGQNNVQGACDMGALPNVYPGYQQVASPEVRAKFEAAWGVPLDPNPGFMIPDMFGAAVSKDLRALYVLGEDPVITDADANHVRKGLEALDFLVVQEIFLSETAKLADVVLPGASYAEKTGTFTNTERRVQLVNQAIKPIGNAKTDGEIICELATRMGYPFNYESSADVMQEISKLAPQFAGITHERLGTQGLQWPVPHAEHPGTKFLHEGKFNRGKGLFMAVENQLPAELPDEEYPFLLNTGRKLSHYNVFTQHSPSLGIHSPEELAEVNPSDAKKLGIEDGEVVQVASRRGELKTKVKVTERVPEGMVFMTLHYFDSPTNVLTNGAYDKVTKTYEYKVCGVKISKVS, from the coding sequence TTGGAGTGGCTTACATTAACAATTGATGGACGTGAAGTCAGTGTACCTAAAGGTACGACAGTACTTGATGCCTGTCGGATGAATAATATTCCTATTCCAACCTTGTGTCATGCGCCGGAGCTAACCTCTGCGGGAGCATGCCGTCTGTGTGTGGTTCAAATCGAAGGGATGCGCAATCTTCCCCCCTCCTGTGTTACTCAAGCAGCACAGGGTATGAAGGTTGAGACCCAAAATCCTAAGGTTCGCCAAGCACGAAAAACTATCCTGGAACTCCTTGTTGCCAATCATCCGTTAGATTGCATGACCTGTCAGAAGATGGGAGATTGTTCATTGGCAGAATATGCCTATGACTATGGGGTAACCGGTGAGGTCTATCAAGGCGAGAAGCGCTGTCTGCCAATTGATGACAGTAATCCTTTTATTCTGCGCGACCCGAATAAATGTATCTTATGCGGAAAATGTATTAAGGCTTGTACAGAAATTCAAGGAAAAAGCATTCTAGACTTTTCCTTTAGAGGTTTTGATACACAAGTAGGTCCTGCTTTCAATCTGCCTTATAAAGAGTCCGATTGTGATTTTTGTGGATCTTGCGTTTCAGTATGTCCTGTTGGAGCACTGACTGAAAAGCAAATGGTCGGCAAAGGACGTCCTTGGGAAGTATCCAAAGTCCAAACGACTTGTCCTTTCTGCGGAGTAGGTTGTAACTTTGATTTGAATGTTAAAGACGGAAAGGTCATTGGAGTAACTTCTAATCCTGAGGCACCGGTTAATGGCAAAGCTTTGTGTGTTAAAGGCCGTTTTGGCATGGACATGATCTATAGCGACAATCGTGTAACCACACCTTTAATTAGAAAAAATGGAGAACTGGTTCCGGCAGATTGGGATGAGGCTCTGGATTTGGTCGCCTCTAAGTTGGGAGAGATTAAAAAGACCTATGGTCCCAACTCTATAGCTGCTTTAAGCTCAGCTCACTGCACAAATGAAGAAAATTACCTGATGCAAAAGTTCATGCGCGCGGTAATCGGTACGAATAATATCGATCACTGCGCAAGGACTTGACACGCTCCCACTGTGGCCGGTCTGGCCACCTCATTTGGATCCGGAGCGATGACTAATTCCATTAATGAAATTCCTAACGTTAAGGCTATGTTTGTTATTGGTGCTAACCCGACAGAAGCTCATCCGGTAATCGGAACTAAAATGAAACAAGCCCTGGCTAAAGGCGCTAAACTGATTGTTGCTGACCCTCGGTGTATCAATCTTGCCGAAGATGCAGATGTTTGGTTGAGACTGAGGCCAGGAACGGATATTGCTTTGATCAACGGAATCATGAACATTATTCTGGCTAACGGGTGGGAAGATAAAGAGTTTATTGCTGAACGAACAGAAGGCTTTGAAAACGTTAAAGAAGCAGTAAAGGAATATACTCCTGAAGTAGTAAGTAAAGTAACTGGGGTTTCCGTAGAACAGCTCGAAGAAGCCGCCAGAATCTATGCTACCGCTGAACGAGCTTCAATCTTCTATACCTTAGGGATAACTGAGCATACCTGTGGTACGGACAATGTCATGAGTCTGGCAAACCTAGCTATGCTGACAGGAAATATTGGTAAGGAGAGTTCAGGGGTTAACCCAATGCGCGGCCAGAATAACGTACAGGGTGCCTGTGATATGGGAGCACTTCCCAATGTTTATCCCGGTTACCAACAGGTTGCCAGCCCAGAAGTACGAGCCAAGTTCGAGGCAGCTTGGGGTGTTCCCCTTGATCCGAATCCCGGCTTTATGATTCCAGATATGTTTGGAGCTGCAGTTAGTAAAGATCTGCGTGCTCTGTATGTCTTAGGAGAAGATCCGGTCATTACGGATGCCGATGCGAACCATGTACGCAAAGGTCTTGAGGCCTTGGACTTCCTTGTTGTTCAAGAAATTTTCTTGTCTGAAACAGCAAAACTAGCGGATGTCGTCTTACCTGGTGCTAGTTATGCAGAGAAGACAGGCACTTTCACAAATACTGAGCGAAGAGTGCAATTGGTAAATCAGGCCATTAAGCCTATTGGAAATGCTAAGACAGATGGGGAGATCATTTGTGAGCTGGCTACTCGTATGGGTTACCCCTTCAACTATGAATCTTCTGCAGATGTCATGCAGGAAATTTCAAAGCTCGCACCACAATTTGCTGGTATAACCCATGAGCGCTTAGGAACACAAGGCCTGCAATGGCCTGTACCCCATGCGGAGCACCCAGGAACCAAGTTCCTGCATGAAGGGAAGTTTAACCGGGGCAAAGGACTCTTTATGGCCGTAGAAAATCAGTTGCCTGCTGAATTGCCCGATGAGGAATATCCTTTCTTGCTCAATACCGGACGTAAACTCTCTCACTATAATGTTTTCACCCAACACTCCCCTTCATTAGGCATCCATTCTCCTGAAGAGCTTGCTGAGGTTAATCCTTCAGACGCTAAGAAACTGGGAATTGAAGATGGAGAAGTAGTCCAAGTAGCATCACGCCGTGGTGAGCTGAAAACTAAAGTTAAAGTAACTGAGAGAGTCCCAGAAGGCATGGTCTTCATGACACTTCACTATTTTGATTCACCAACCAATGTCCTGACCAATGGTGCCTATGATAAAGTTACCAAAACCTATGAGTATAAAGTATGTGGTGTAAAAATTTCCAAGGTTAGCTAA
- the mobA gene encoding molybdenum cofactor guanylyltransferase, whose product MRRSLEISTPKSEIQVPRLQATGVLLAGGKSSRMKKDKAFLEIEGQSLAERSLKVLKALFPEVLISSNQPELFAQYELPVIRDEVIGRGPLEGLYQGLKAAKHDVVFFVACDMPFLEIELIRFLAKWSSDYDLVVPKLQSGLHPLHAFYHRRCLSAIKNNLEAGRLKIIDFYSACSAKYVDEKEMSGCFTDLTNAFCNVNTPEEWSYINKTITPI is encoded by the coding sequence ATGAGGAGGTCTTTAGAAATTAGTACTCCAAAATCCGAAATACAAGTTCCTAGGTTGCAGGCAACCGGGGTTTTATTAGCGGGTGGAAAAAGCTCACGGATGAAAAAGGATAAGGCGTTTCTTGAGATAGAAGGACAGTCATTGGCTGAACGAAGTCTTAAGGTCTTGAAGGCTTTATTTCCAGAGGTGTTAATCAGTAGTAATCAGCCCGAACTCTTTGCCCAGTATGAGTTACCGGTTATTCGAGATGAGGTTATAGGTCGAGGCCCCTTGGAGGGGCTCTATCAAGGTCTTAAAGCAGCAAAGCATGATGTCGTATTTTTTGTTGCCTGTGATATGCCGTTTTTGGAAATAGAACTTATTCGTTTTTTAGCAAAGTGGAGTTCGGATTATGATTTAGTCGTCCCAAAACTTCAGTCTGGCCTTCATCCATTGCATGCTTTTTATCATCGGCGTTGTCTGAGTGCAATAAAAAATAATCTTGAGGCAGGCCGCCTGAAGATTATTGATTTCTATTCAGCATGTTCAGCTAAGTATGTTGATGAAAAGGAAATGAGTGGTTGTTTTACTGATTTAACGAATGCGTTTTGCAACGTAAACACACCAGAAGAATGGTCTTATATCAATAAGACCATAACCCCCATTTAG
- the fdhD gene encoding formate dehydrogenase accessory sulfurtransferase FdhD: MTNETVTHTILKANGELLEWLDDTVVREIPLTVHYNREEIATLLCSPSQIEELTLGFLFNEGFIQVPEDVYEIRQDPANFMIWVEGRPCVLQKELMSKRYVSACCGKSRASFCFANDALMVKPITSNYRISLQEAYSYAKFLQSYLPLFAKTGGIHSGGIGYQGKVLMTSYDIGRHNVFDKLSGEAFRKRLNLENHVVFFSGRVASEILLKVAKMKAPILIARGAPTDMALAQATALNITVLGFAREQRVNIYTCSERIICNSNEF, translated from the coding sequence ATGACAAATGAAACCGTTACCCATACCATTCTTAAAGCCAACGGTGAATTATTAGAATGGCTAGATGATACAGTTGTTCGAGAAATTCCCCTAACCGTTCACTATAACAGGGAGGAAATAGCAACACTATTGTGCTCTCCTTCTCAAATCGAAGAGCTTACCCTTGGTTTTTTATTTAATGAGGGATTTATCCAAGTTCCCGAGGACGTATACGAAATACGACAAGATCCTGCGAACTTCATGATTTGGGTCGAAGGCAGGCCCTGCGTTTTACAAAAAGAGCTAATGAGTAAACGATACGTTTCAGCTTGTTGTGGTAAAAGCAGAGCGTCCTTTTGCTTTGCCAATGATGCCCTGATGGTTAAACCAATAACCTCGAACTATCGTATCTCTCTTCAAGAAGCTTATAGTTACGCAAAATTCCTACAGTCATATCTCCCCCTCTTTGCAAAAACCGGAGGTATCCATAGCGGCGGAATAGGTTACCAAGGAAAAGTCCTTATGACAAGTTATGATATCGGCAGACATAATGTTTTTGATAAACTAAGTGGGGAAGCCTTTCGCAAAAGATTAAATCTTGAAAACCATGTAGTATTTTTCAGTGGTCGAGTTGCCTCTGAAATACTACTTAAGGTTGCCAAAATGAAAGCACCTATCCTTATTGCTCGAGGTGCTCCAACGGATATGGCTCTCGCGCAAGCAACTGCTCTGAATATTACAGTTCTAGGCTTTGCCAGGGAACAACGGGTAAATATTTATACTTGCAGCGAACGTATCATTTGTAACTCTAATGAATTCTAA